In one Hymenobacter sp. DG25B genomic region, the following are encoded:
- a CDS encoding alpha-2-macroglobulin family protein gives MLFSSGSSAPTPPAGPNPKKWKQIDALLAKDQTASAKKLVEEIYQQARQKQDTPEYLRALLYKLRLLEAKEEEADVKAIALVEADLQQAKFPARPILHSLLAQLYATYYQEHRYQLYDRTQGAGQNATPIDTSAADLRTWDAARLGSAVVQHYKASLADEPQRQQQLLLAQLGYAIRGGDAEGRALHPTLYDLLAHRAVDGLSNDEYYITRPAAQFQLKQTALFGPAAEFAQLKLTAPKADSLNGQFHALQALQQLTAFRLQDAKNLAALADVDRKRLAFVKEHAEMAKEDSLYQAALAREARTYQTLPISTEFLAELADQLEETQPAKAREVALEVEKRFPKSRGAQQAKAIRQRVEAVELQFTTEEVLLPNQPWLLKLDVRNVMKLYARAYRISTAQATRRLEVNNRGEEQPLQKRYARVLAGKPAAVWPLNVLGTPDYKSHSVQQAGVALPLGRYLIIVSTASEDPAKTRPSVTTATAEVSVSELSQVRRAAATQDGPELLMLHRQSGQPLAGVKALPFFQYYDQPSRTYKQRRGEVQTTNAEGQTQLPIGSTTEQNIQLQAVLLSQGPDSLLVTEGGYYGPRRQRTSEAEQPERRTFLYTDRAIYRPGQTLYFKGILTESLAGKARLLTKQSISVRLVDVNGQTVKTLSFTTSDFGSFNSSLVLPTSLLNGDMSLQTDHGGVSFAVEDYKRPTFQVTFEPVRGTPVLDKQVTVRGKATAYAGQPIDGGTVQYRVVRRTVWPLYMPYASGRGKIGYPGPGRGGEIEILNGTTQTDSAGGFAVTFLAQADEEMRRGRGGWGPGYIFEVTADVTDAAGETRTGQQNVSLGTTALNLRLEIPELLNRDQLPALQLFSTNAAGEPQPARGQLRLYRLTPPARALRPRLWERPEREALSREEFKRQFPLDAYGQEDNDSTWARTLVLTQDFDTGKTPQLTALATQLQQQAPGRYVLEATATTTTGTPAKTERAFTLFSPTAKELSIPTPDWFVALQDSVAPGQTARFLVGSSEAGARILVEAEAKGKTLRHEWLTLNAYEQRLVEIAVPAALGETQLYLHATQVRDNRLYTHTAPVQVATPPAPLVLSIATFRDKLQPGQKETWRVTIHNAAGKPADAELMASLYDQSLDVFRPHSFMPLEFPKPYFPATLAWNGQFEVEDSRILLAGQEPGISVSEVAFPELNQWGFLEEGAVVYGVRRETKVTISGNVSIRMNQQAMAAPAMDMAMSKQALSEVVVTGLGAEATKPAPKVDLSAIQARKDFRETAFWLPDLRTNSKGEMVLEFQMPEAVTRWQLLALAHDQQLHTGLLRRELVTRKQLQVTPNAPRFFREGDQLRLTAKLSNLTDQPMSGTAQLFLLDARTQQPIDSKLLKGAAQQKFTLSANQSSAVGWELQIPETAEGELPLEAITYRVVAQTEAPKQSKRKSKKQPVETYSDGEENTLPVLPNRLLVTESLPLPIVGPATREFELKKLTSTTSPTRRNYSLTLEMTENPAWYAVQSLPYLMEYPYECSEQVFSRLYANLIAAKILQSNPRLKTMLEEWKRAAQAGDKTALTSKLEQNQELKNLLLQETPWVRDAQNETERMRRLTELFDESRVKAETARALTKLAKMQHPNGSFPWFEKMPDDRYITQLIIAGFGKLQKLGAFDALQDAQARPLLENALRYLDEQLQRDYNELRKQKGVDLKQQHVSDIQIQALYARSFWRKQAVAKSAQPAEAYYQQQAATYWKAQTRYLQAQTALALHRQKSQPAAVKDILTALSENALHSPELGMYWKEVRGGYYWREAPTETQATLIEAFDEVRNDQKSVDEMKLWLLKQKQTQNWESTRATADACYALLLRGSDWLQPTKPIQVTVGGETVKPGTQQAGTGYYKTSFPIAQIKPAQGKVTVQKTDAGVAWGALYWQYFEQIDKITPAATSLSLERQLFREQRTAGGPTLERLTAATPLRVGDVLVVRLVLRSDRDLEYVHLKDQRAAGLELISQTSGYRYQSGLGYYESPRDAATNFFIGFFPKGTHTFEYRLRAAQSGDFSGGLSQLQCLYAPEFTSHSAGSRVQIQAMAGK, from the coding sequence ATGCTCTTTTCCAGTGGTTCTTCCGCGCCCACGCCACCCGCGGGCCCCAACCCCAAAAAATGGAAGCAGATAGATGCCCTGCTGGCGAAAGACCAGACCGCCTCCGCCAAAAAGCTGGTGGAGGAAATCTATCAGCAGGCCCGCCAAAAGCAGGATACGCCCGAATATCTGCGCGCCCTGCTCTACAAGCTGCGCCTGCTGGAAGCCAAAGAAGAAGAGGCGGATGTGAAAGCCATTGCGCTGGTAGAAGCCGATTTGCAGCAGGCCAAATTTCCCGCCCGGCCCATCCTGCATAGTCTGCTGGCGCAGCTTTATGCCACTTATTACCAGGAGCACCGCTACCAACTCTACGACCGCACCCAGGGCGCGGGCCAGAACGCAACTCCCATCGATACCAGCGCCGCCGACCTGCGCACCTGGGATGCCGCCCGCCTCGGCAGTGCTGTGGTACAGCACTACAAAGCTTCCTTAGCCGATGAGCCGCAGCGTCAGCAACAGCTTCTGTTAGCGCAATTGGGCTACGCCATTCGCGGCGGCGATGCTGAAGGTCGCGCCCTGCACCCCACGCTCTATGACCTGCTGGCCCATCGCGCCGTAGATGGCCTGAGCAACGACGAATACTACATTACGCGCCCCGCTGCCCAGTTTCAGCTGAAACAAACCGCGCTGTTTGGCCCGGCCGCCGAGTTTGCCCAACTCAAACTCACCGCTCCTAAAGCCGATTCGCTCAACGGCCAATTTCATGCCCTGCAGGCACTACAGCAGCTCACCGCCTTCCGTCTGCAGGATGCTAAAAACCTGGCAGCCCTGGCCGACGTGGACCGTAAGCGGCTAGCCTTTGTGAAGGAGCACGCCGAAATGGCGAAAGAGGATTCGCTGTATCAGGCCGCGCTGGCCAGGGAAGCCCGCACGTATCAGACGCTGCCTATCAGCACCGAGTTTCTGGCCGAGTTGGCGGATCAGCTGGAAGAAACCCAGCCCGCCAAAGCCCGGGAAGTGGCCCTGGAGGTGGAAAAGCGTTTCCCTAAATCCCGGGGCGCTCAGCAGGCAAAAGCCATTCGGCAGCGTGTGGAAGCCGTGGAGCTGCAATTCACCACCGAAGAAGTATTGCTACCCAACCAGCCCTGGCTGCTGAAGCTGGACGTGCGCAACGTGATGAAGCTGTATGCGCGGGCTTACCGCATCAGTACCGCGCAGGCCACGCGCCGGCTGGAAGTTAATAATAGAGGCGAAGAACAGCCCTTGCAGAAGCGCTATGCCCGTGTGCTGGCCGGCAAGCCAGCCGCAGTCTGGCCCCTGAATGTGCTTGGCACGCCGGACTATAAAAGCCACTCCGTGCAGCAGGCCGGCGTAGCCCTGCCCCTCGGGCGCTATCTGATTATCGTCAGCACGGCGTCGGAAGATCCTGCCAAAACCCGCCCCAGCGTAACTACGGCCACCGCAGAGGTAAGTGTGAGCGAACTAAGCCAGGTGCGCCGCGCCGCCGCAACCCAGGACGGCCCCGAGCTGCTGATGCTGCACCGGCAAAGCGGCCAACCGCTGGCCGGCGTAAAAGCGCTGCCCTTCTTTCAGTATTACGATCAGCCAAGCCGCACATACAAACAGCGCCGCGGCGAGGTGCAAACCACCAACGCGGAGGGTCAGACCCAGCTCCCGATAGGCTCGACCACCGAACAAAATATCCAGCTACAGGCGGTTCTGCTTTCCCAGGGTCCCGACTCCCTACTGGTAACCGAAGGCGGCTACTATGGCCCGCGCCGGCAGCGCACGTCCGAAGCCGAACAGCCCGAGCGTCGCACTTTTCTGTACACCGACCGCGCCATCTACCGCCCCGGCCAGACACTCTATTTCAAAGGGATCCTGACTGAAAGCCTGGCTGGCAAAGCCCGACTTCTGACCAAACAATCCATTTCCGTACGCTTGGTCGATGTGAATGGCCAGACGGTAAAAACCCTGTCCTTCACCACCTCCGACTTTGGCTCCTTTAACAGCTCGCTGGTGTTGCCCACGAGCCTGCTGAATGGCGACATGAGCCTGCAGACCGACCATGGCGGCGTGAGCTTCGCGGTAGAAGACTACAAGCGCCCCACGTTCCAGGTCACGTTTGAGCCGGTACGCGGCACGCCCGTATTGGACAAGCAAGTGACCGTGCGCGGCAAAGCCACCGCCTATGCCGGCCAGCCCATTGATGGCGGCACGGTGCAGTACCGCGTGGTGCGCCGCACGGTGTGGCCGCTGTATATGCCGTATGCCAGTGGCCGGGGAAAAATTGGCTACCCTGGTCCCGGTAGGGGCGGAGAAATAGAAATCCTGAACGGCACCACTCAGACCGACTCAGCCGGCGGTTTTGCCGTTACGTTCCTCGCTCAGGCCGATGAAGAAATGCGGCGCGGGCGTGGCGGCTGGGGGCCGGGCTATATTTTTGAGGTAACGGCTGATGTGACGGATGCCGCCGGCGAAACCCGCACCGGCCAGCAAAACGTGAGCCTGGGTACCACAGCCCTCAACCTGCGCTTAGAAATACCGGAACTGCTGAACCGCGACCAACTGCCGGCCCTGCAGCTCTTCAGCACCAATGCGGCCGGCGAGCCGCAACCCGCGCGCGGCCAGCTGCGCCTCTACCGCCTCACCCCGCCCGCCCGTGCCCTGCGCCCCCGCCTCTGGGAGCGGCCCGAGCGCGAAGCCCTGAGCCGGGAGGAGTTCAAGCGGCAGTTCCCCCTGGATGCTTACGGCCAGGAAGACAACGACAGCACCTGGGCCCGCACCCTGGTACTCACTCAGGATTTCGATACCGGAAAAACTCCGCAGCTAACGGCGCTGGCTACCCAACTGCAACAGCAGGCGCCCGGCCGCTATGTGTTGGAGGCTACGGCCACCACAACCACCGGCACACCGGCTAAAACGGAGCGGGCTTTTACGCTGTTTTCACCCACGGCCAAAGAGCTGTCAATTCCTACCCCGGATTGGTTTGTTGCTCTGCAAGACAGCGTAGCACCCGGACAAACGGCCCGTTTTCTGGTGGGGAGCAGTGAGGCCGGTGCCCGCATCCTGGTGGAAGCCGAGGCCAAAGGCAAAACCCTGCGCCACGAGTGGCTTACGCTGAACGCCTATGAGCAGCGCCTGGTGGAAATAGCAGTACCGGCTGCCCTCGGCGAAACCCAGCTCTACCTGCACGCCACGCAGGTGCGCGACAACCGCCTGTACACCCACACGGCCCCGGTGCAGGTTGCCACGCCGCCCGCGCCGCTGGTGCTCAGCATTGCCACCTTCCGCGACAAGCTCCAACCCGGCCAGAAGGAAACCTGGCGCGTTACCATCCATAATGCCGCTGGCAAACCCGCCGATGCAGAGCTGATGGCCAGCCTGTATGATCAGTCACTGGACGTCTTCCGGCCGCACTCCTTCATGCCGCTGGAATTTCCAAAGCCGTATTTCCCGGCTACGCTGGCATGGAATGGGCAGTTTGAGGTGGAGGATTCCAGAATACTATTAGCTGGTCAGGAACCAGGAATTTCCGTGAGCGAAGTTGCATTTCCCGAACTAAACCAGTGGGGATTTTTAGAAGAAGGGGCGGTAGTATATGGGGTTCGCCGCGAGACTAAAGTAACAATTAGCGGAAACGTCTCAATCCGAATGAATCAGCAAGCCATGGCAGCTCCGGCTATGGATATGGCTATGTCAAAGCAGGCCTTAAGTGAAGTAGTCGTAACAGGACTGGGCGCGGAAGCCACCAAGCCCGCGCCAAAGGTTGACCTATCCGCCATCCAAGCCCGCAAAGATTTCCGCGAAACTGCCTTCTGGCTGCCTGACCTGCGCACCAACAGCAAAGGCGAAATGGTGCTGGAATTCCAGATGCCCGAAGCCGTAACGCGCTGGCAACTGCTGGCCCTGGCCCACGATCAGCAGCTGCATACCGGCCTGCTGCGCCGCGAGCTGGTTACCCGGAAACAGCTGCAGGTAACGCCCAATGCCCCGCGCTTCTTCCGGGAAGGCGACCAGCTGCGCCTCACCGCCAAGCTCAGCAACCTCACTGATCAACCCATGAGCGGCACCGCCCAGCTGTTTCTGCTGGATGCCCGCACCCAGCAGCCTATTGACAGTAAGTTGCTGAAAGGTGCCGCCCAGCAGAAGTTCACCCTCAGCGCCAACCAAAGCAGCGCCGTGGGCTGGGAGCTGCAAATCCCGGAAACGGCCGAAGGCGAGCTGCCACTGGAAGCCATAACCTACCGCGTGGTGGCCCAAACGGAGGCCCCGAAACAGTCGAAGCGCAAATCCAAAAAGCAGCCGGTAGAAACCTATTCCGATGGCGAGGAAAACACACTGCCGGTGCTGCCTAACCGGTTGCTGGTTACCGAAAGCCTGCCACTGCCTATTGTAGGGCCGGCCACGCGGGAGTTTGAGTTGAAAAAGCTGACCAGTACCACGTCGCCCACGCGCCGGAATTACTCGCTCACGCTGGAAATGACCGAAAACCCCGCGTGGTATGCCGTGCAGTCCCTGCCGTACCTGATGGAGTACCCCTACGAGTGCTCCGAACAGGTGTTCAGCCGCCTGTATGCCAACCTGATAGCCGCGAAGATCCTGCAAAGCAACCCGCGTCTGAAAACCATGCTGGAAGAGTGGAAGCGTGCCGCGCAAGCCGGCGACAAAACTGCCCTCACCAGTAAGTTGGAGCAAAACCAGGAGCTCAAAAACCTGCTGCTGCAGGAAACCCCGTGGGTGCGCGACGCGCAGAATGAAACCGAGCGGATGCGCCGCCTGACGGAGCTGTTTGACGAGTCGCGCGTGAAGGCAGAAACTGCCCGGGCCCTCACCAAGCTGGCCAAAATGCAGCATCCCAACGGCTCCTTCCCCTGGTTTGAGAAGATGCCCGATGACCGGTACATCACCCAGCTCATTATTGCCGGCTTCGGGAAGCTGCAGAAGCTGGGCGCTTTTGATGCCCTGCAAGATGCCCAGGCCCGCCCGTTGCTGGAAAACGCCCTGCGCTACCTCGATGAACAGCTGCAGCGCGACTACAACGAGCTGCGCAAGCAGAAAGGTGTAGACCTAAAGCAGCAGCATGTTTCGGATATTCAGATTCAGGCGCTGTATGCCCGCAGCTTCTGGCGGAAACAGGCGGTTGCTAAATCAGCCCAGCCCGCCGAAGCCTATTATCAACAGCAGGCCGCTACCTATTGGAAAGCGCAGACGCGCTACCTGCAGGCGCAGACCGCCCTGGCCCTGCATCGGCAGAAAAGCCAGCCGGCAGCCGTAAAGGATATTCTCACGGCCCTTTCGGAAAATGCCCTGCACTCCCCGGAACTGGGCATGTACTGGAAAGAAGTGCGCGGCGGCTACTACTGGCGCGAGGCGCCCACCGAAACCCAGGCCACGCTTATCGAAGCCTTCGATGAAGTGCGCAACGACCAGAAATCAGTGGATGAAATGAAGCTGTGGCTGCTGAAGCAGAAGCAAACCCAGAACTGGGAAAGCACCCGGGCCACCGCCGATGCCTGCTACGCCCTGCTGCTGCGCGGCTCTGACTGGCTCCAGCCGACCAAACCCATTCAGGTAACGGTAGGAGGGGAGACCGTGAAGCCCGGCACGCAGCAGGCCGGCACCGGCTACTACAAAACCTCCTTCCCCATAGCGCAAATCAAGCCCGCACAGGGCAAGGTAACGGTACAGAAGACCGATGCCGGCGTAGCCTGGGGGGCGCTCTACTGGCAGTATTTCGAGCAGATAGACAAGATAACCCCGGCTGCCACGTCCCTGAGCCTGGAGCGCCAGCTCTTCCGCGAGCAGCGCACGGCCGGCGGCCCCACCCTGGAGCGTCTCACCGCCGCCACGCCGCTGCGTGTAGGCGACGTGCTGGTGGTGCGCCTCGTGCTGCGCTCCGACCGCGACCTGGAATACGTGCATCTGAAAGACCAGCGAGCCGCCGGTCTGGAGCTCATCAGCCAGACCTCGGGCTACCGCTACCAGTCCGGCCTGGGGTATTATGAAAGCCCCCGCGATGCGGCCACCAACTTCTTCATCGGGTTTTTTCCGAAGGGCACGCACACCTTTGAGTACCGCCTGCGGGCCGCCCAAAGCGGTGACTTTTCGGGTGGTCTTTCGCAGCTGCAATGCCTGTACGCCCCGGAGTTTACCAGCCATTCGGCTGGCTCGCGGGTGCAGATTCAGGCAATGGCAGGAAAGTAG
- a CDS encoding 2Fe-2S iron-sulfur cluster-binding protein translates to MSLDVTEVRVYVEEEPGHRREVVGPTDMGLSLMELLKADGYDIQATCGGMALCGTCHVEVLAGPELPEPGDDELAMLESLPVMTQGSRLSCQIRLNARLDGLVVRLMPQGT, encoded by the coding sequence ATGAGCCTGGATGTTACCGAAGTTCGAGTATATGTAGAGGAAGAGCCCGGCCACCGGCGCGAGGTGGTAGGCCCTACTGATATGGGCCTGAGCCTGATGGAGCTGCTGAAAGCCGATGGCTATGATATTCAGGCTACCTGCGGCGGAATGGCGCTGTGCGGTACCTGCCACGTGGAAGTGCTGGCTGGCCCGGAGCTGCCCGAGCCCGGCGACGATGAGCTGGCCATGCTGGAAAGCCTACCCGTAATGACGCAGGGCAGCCGCCTCTCCTGCCAGATACGCCTCAACGCCCGCCTGGATGGGCTGGTAGTGCGCCTTATGCCCCAGGGTACCTAA
- a CDS encoding NAD(P)/FAD-dependent oxidoreductase, with translation MNTISTDICIIGAGPVGLFAVFEAGLLKLRCHVVDALAQVGGQLSEIYPKKPIYDIPGFPNILAGDLVRNLMQQIEPFHPTFTLGERVERFAKLDDGSFQLFTTDGTEILCKTIAIAGGLGSFEPRKPAIEDLEKFEGGRGVHYMVRDPENFRDQRLVIAGGGDSALDWTIFLADVAKEVTLVHRGTTFRGAADSAEKVQKLHEAGKVRLVLSSNVTHVHGNGKLEAVTITANNGETESVPLDHFIPLFGLTPKLGPIGEWGLELQDDAVKVNTLDYSTSLPGVFAIGDINTYPGKLKLILCGFHEAALMAQGAFKYINPDKKYVLKYTTVNGVPTL, from the coding sequence ATGAATACCATTTCCACCGATATCTGCATCATTGGGGCTGGCCCGGTGGGCCTGTTTGCCGTATTTGAGGCCGGACTTTTGAAATTGCGCTGCCACGTGGTAGACGCTCTGGCACAGGTGGGCGGGCAGCTCTCGGAGATATATCCCAAGAAACCCATCTACGATATTCCGGGCTTTCCCAACATCCTGGCCGGCGACCTGGTGCGCAACCTCATGCAGCAGATTGAGCCCTTCCACCCCACCTTCACTTTGGGTGAGCGGGTAGAGCGCTTTGCCAAGCTCGACGACGGCTCGTTCCAGCTTTTCACCACCGACGGCACCGAAATTCTCTGCAAGACCATTGCCATTGCGGGCGGCCTGGGCTCTTTTGAGCCCCGCAAGCCAGCTATTGAGGATCTGGAGAAATTTGAAGGCGGCCGCGGCGTGCACTATATGGTGCGCGACCCGGAAAACTTCCGCGACCAGCGCCTGGTTATTGCCGGCGGCGGCGACTCGGCTCTCGACTGGACCATCTTTCTGGCCGACGTGGCCAAAGAAGTAACCCTGGTACACCGCGGCACTACCTTCCGCGGCGCCGCCGACTCGGCCGAGAAAGTACAGAAGCTGCACGAGGCCGGCAAAGTACGCCTGGTGCTGAGCAGCAACGTAACCCACGTGCACGGCAACGGCAAGCTGGAGGCCGTTACCATCACCGCCAACAACGGCGAAACCGAATCCGTACCGCTGGACCACTTCATTCCCCTGTTCGGCCTCACGCCTAAGCTGGGGCCCATTGGCGAGTGGGGTTTGGAGCTGCAAGATGATGCCGTGAAGGTGAATACTCTGGACTACTCCACCTCGCTGCCCGGTGTATTTGCCATTGGCGACATCAACACCTACCCCGGCAAGCTGAAACTTATCCTCTGTGGCTTCCACGAGGCTGCGCTCATGGCCCAGGGGGCTTTCAAGTACATCAACCCGGATAAGAAATATGTACTGAAGTACACCACCGTAAACGGAGTACCCACGCTCTAG